A single genomic interval of Nostoc commune NIES-4072 harbors:
- a CDS encoding TldD/PmbA family protein, with translation MPTTLADAQNLLSDLIARYSERVDYLMIRLEEAEGTDILLRGDKVETLSVGISIGGHIRACYKGGWGLSCFNQLATIKDRIEEAIAAARMVGDEETLLAPIDPVQAVCILPLKGTDPRQIPLSQKKQLCDRYTELLKSVDPRITTTSVRYGDSAQKVIIATSEGTLIEQSWVDMEMRFAATARNGETVQTGRETTGSRKAYEDLTDLDEQVKSSAQRAIAALSLPSVKGNTYTVVIDPILTGLFVHEAFGHLSEADMAYENPDLLEVMTIGRRFGPEELQIFDGAAPEGHRGSYFYDDEGTPATTTQLIKDGVLVGRLHSRETAGKLEEAPTGNARCLNYHFTPIVRMTNTWIERGKTPVKDLFSDIKEGVYARNWLGGMTNGEMFTFSAGEAWMIRNGKIAEPVRDVTLSGNVFQTLADIEAIGDDFYWDESGGCGKGGQNGLSVGCGGPSLRIRDVVVGGET, from the coding sequence ATGCCGACTACACTTGCTGACGCACAAAATTTACTTTCTGACCTGATCGCCCGCTACTCTGAGCGTGTAGATTATCTGATGATTCGCCTTGAAGAAGCAGAAGGGACTGATATCTTGTTGCGTGGCGACAAGGTAGAAACCCTAAGCGTTGGCATCTCCATTGGTGGACATATTCGCGCTTGTTATAAAGGTGGATGGGGTTTGAGCTGCTTTAACCAACTGGCGACAATCAAAGATCGCATAGAAGAAGCGATCGCTGCGGCGCGGATGGTTGGTGATGAAGAAACTTTACTTGCACCTATTGACCCTGTGCAGGCAGTATGCATTCTACCCTTAAAAGGCACTGATCCCCGACAAATCCCACTCTCGCAGAAAAAACAATTGTGCGATCGCTATACTGAATTGCTCAAAAGTGTTGATCCCCGGATTACCACTACCTCGGTGCGTTACGGTGACAGCGCCCAAAAAGTGATCATAGCTACCTCAGAAGGCACTTTGATCGAGCAATCTTGGGTGGATATGGAAATGCGCTTTGCGGCTACTGCCAGAAATGGCGAAACCGTACAAACTGGACGGGAAACTACTGGCTCTCGCAAAGCTTATGAAGATTTAACTGATTTGGATGAACAGGTAAAAAGTTCCGCTCAAAGAGCGATCGCAGCTTTATCTCTGCCATCGGTGAAAGGCAATACTTACACCGTTGTAATTGACCCAATTCTCACGGGTTTGTTTGTCCACGAAGCCTTTGGACATCTTTCTGAGGCCGATATGGCTTACGAAAACCCCGATCTTCTGGAAGTCATGACCATCGGACGCCGATTTGGCCCAGAAGAACTGCAAATTTTTGATGGTGCTGCCCCAGAGGGACATCGCGGTAGCTATTTTTACGATGATGAAGGTACGCCTGCTACTACTACTCAACTAATTAAAGATGGAGTTTTAGTTGGACGTTTACATTCTCGTGAAACCGCAGGCAAATTGGAGGAAGCGCCTACGGGTAACGCTCGTTGTCTCAACTATCACTTTACTCCCATTGTGCGGATGACAAATACCTGGATTGAACGGGGTAAAACACCAGTCAAAGACTTATTCAGCGATATCAAAGAAGGAGTGTATGCCCGCAATTGGTTGGGTGGGATGACGAATGGGGAAATGTTCACCTTCAGTGCTGGGGAAGCGTGGATGATTAGGAACGGCAAAATTGCTGAACCTGTGCGGGATGTAACGCTTTCGGGAAATGTATTCCAAACTTTAG
- a CDS encoding RNA recognition motif domain-containing protein, translating to MSIYVGNLSYEVTQEDLTSVFAEHGSVKRVQLPTDRETGRPRGFAFVEMGTEAEETAAIEALDGAEWMGRDLKVNKAKPKEDRSGSFGGGGDRRGGGGGGYNRGRY from the coding sequence ATGTCAATTTATGTAGGTAATCTATCCTACGAGGTCACACAAGAAGACCTCACCTCTGTTTTTGCTGAACATGGTTCTGTAAAACGCGTTCAGTTGCCTACTGACCGTGAAACAGGCCGTCCACGCGGCTTTGCTTTCGTAGAGATGGGTACAGAAGCTGAAGAAACAGCCGCCATTGAAGCTCTTGATGGTGCTGAGTGGATGGGACGCGATCTCAAAGTGAACAAGGCCAAACCCAAAGAAGACAGAAGTGGTTCCTTTGGTGGTGGTGGTGATCGTCGCGGCGGCGGCGGTGGTGGATACAACCGAGGACGCTACTAA
- the rpsU gene encoding 30S ribosomal protein S21: MTQVFVGENEGIESALRRFKREVSKAGIFPDMRKHRHFETPLEKHKRKEVARHKQRKRNFRAN, translated from the coding sequence ATGACCCAAGTATTTGTGGGCGAAAATGAAGGAATTGAGTCAGCCTTACGTAGATTTAAGAGGGAAGTTTCCAAAGCAGGTATTTTTCCAGATATGAGAAAGCATCGTCACTTTGAAACGCCTTTAGAAAAACACAAGCGCAAAGAAGTTGCAAGGCACAAACAACGTAAGAGAAATTTCCGTGCCAATTAA
- a CDS encoding CopG family transcriptional regulator, with product MNKKWAAKRLTINLTSSEAQKLEQYCSMTGRPATDVIRELIRSLSIQEEKVPQTY from the coding sequence ATGAATAAAAAATGGGCTGCTAAACGACTTACAATCAATCTCACATCAAGTGAGGCACAGAAGCTTGAACAATATTGTTCAATGACGGGAAGACCAGCAACCGATGTTATTCGGGAGTTAATTCGCTCTCTTTCTATTCAAGAGGAAAAAGTGCCCCAAACTTACTAA
- a CDS encoding alpha/beta fold hydrolase → MSDSFDVLWLNASPILKRFDKPLLEYLSGYMKIAQWEYQQTKDEASSIDQAVELLYEFLEWRDRPVHLAGHGMSGAIALSFARRFPEKVRSLTLLAVAAQPANNWQAHYYFQRQLFSISRELVLASSVRSLFGNQPPHTTKKLVAALDKDLEQSPSSHSLFKLVYLPKGGVSMPMMVCGSKSDPVVNSNVLHDWLNWLKPEDKLWECPEGYHFFHYFYPQQVGEEILSFWQHHHPHLLEASALSFSSSIN, encoded by the coding sequence ATGTCTGATTCATTTGATGTTCTGTGGTTAAATGCCAGCCCTATTTTGAAACGTTTTGATAAACCATTGCTTGAATACTTATCTGGGTATATGAAAATCGCCCAGTGGGAATACCAGCAAACCAAAGATGAAGCCAGTTCCATAGATCAAGCTGTGGAGTTGCTGTATGAGTTTTTAGAATGGCGCGATCGCCCCGTGCATTTGGCAGGTCATGGTATGAGTGGTGCGATCGCTTTAAGCTTTGCGCGTAGATTTCCCGAAAAAGTGCGATCGCTCACCTTGCTGGCTGTAGCTGCTCAACCTGCAAACAATTGGCAAGCTCATTATTACTTTCAAAGACAGCTTTTTAGTATCAGCCGTGAGCTAGTTTTAGCAAGCAGCGTTCGCAGTCTATTTGGAAATCAACCGCCTCATACCACTAAAAAGTTAGTAGCTGCCTTAGATAAAGATTTAGAACAATCTCCCTCGTCACACTCTTTATTTAAGTTAGTTTATTTACCCAAAGGTGGAGTTTCTATGCCAATGATGGTATGTGGTAGCAAGAGCGATCCGGTAGTCAACTCAAATGTATTGCATGACTGGTTGAATTGGTTGAAGCCAGAAGATAAACTCTGGGAATGCCCAGAAGGATATCATTTTTTTCACTATTTCTATCCTCAACAGGTTGGTGAAGAGATTTTAAGTTTTTGGCAACACCACCATCCGCATCTATTGGAAGCATCTGCACTATCTTTTAGCAGTTCTATAAATTAA
- a CDS encoding type II toxin-antitoxin system Phd/YefM family antitoxin: MKVISFSEARNSLKTVLDRVTEDADYTIITRRDADDAVVMSLEFFNSLMETVHLLKSPTNAAHLERSIAQFKQGKVVERDLLND, from the coding sequence ATGAAAGTTATCTCTTTTAGCGAGGCGAGAAATAGCCTGAAGACGGTTTTAGATCGGGTGACGGAAGATGCCGACTATACGATCATCACCAGACGGGATGCGGATGATGCGGTGGTGATGTCGCTGGAGTTTTTCAATAGTCTGATGGAGACTGTGCATTTACTGAAGTCTCCGACAAATGCAGCCCATTTAGAACGTTCTATTGCTCAATTTAAGCAAGGGAAAGTGGTGGAGCGAGATTTGCTCAATGACTAG
- a CDS encoding Txe/YoeB family addiction module toxin, whose product MTRMLAWTDEAWADNLYWQGQDKKTLKRINKLIQETMRMPFEGIGKPEPLRENLAGFWSRRIDDANRLVYAVEDVYLTIISCRYHY is encoded by the coding sequence ATGACTAGAATGCTGGCATGGACAGATGAGGCTTGGGCTGATAATCTTTACTGGCAAGGGCAAGACAAGAAGACACTCAAAAGAATCAATAAATTGATTCAAGAGACGATGCGGATGCCTTTTGAGGGTATAGGTAAGCCAGAACCTCTACGGGAAAATTTAGCTGGCTTTTGGTCGCGGCGAATTGATGATGCAAATCGTTTGGTTTATGCGGTGGAGGATGTTTATCTAACGATTATTTCTTGTCGATACCATTATTAA